The following are from one region of the Nocardioides marmotae genome:
- a CDS encoding SRPBCC family protein produces MKIAGQNTIAAPVDKVWEALLDPRVLVATIPGCEQLQTTGENAYAMTVSAGVAAIKGTYNGACTLSDLQQHESLTMGLKGAGAPGTIDATVAVRFEPQGEETVLSYDADAVVGGMIGGVGQRMLTSVSRRMAAEFFGNVEKVIANGLPAEAAAAPAAPASSDGAAPAGAAAPAAVAADATVFAAAAAAPRASVGGDQSFLTGVVVGGALVLAGVVVGGLLGRRR; encoded by the coding sequence ATGAAGATCGCCGGCCAGAACACCATCGCCGCCCCCGTCGACAAGGTCTGGGAGGCGCTGCTGGACCCGCGGGTGCTCGTGGCCACGATCCCCGGCTGCGAGCAGCTGCAGACCACCGGCGAGAACGCCTACGCCATGACCGTCAGCGCCGGCGTCGCCGCCATCAAGGGCACCTACAACGGCGCCTGCACCCTCTCGGACCTCCAGCAGCACGAGTCGCTGACCATGGGCCTCAAGGGCGCCGGCGCGCCGGGCACGATCGACGCCACCGTCGCGGTCCGCTTCGAGCCGCAGGGCGAGGAGACCGTGCTGTCCTACGACGCCGACGCGGTCGTCGGCGGGATGATCGGCGGCGTCGGCCAGCGGATGCTCACCAGCGTCTCGCGCCGGATGGCCGCGGAGTTCTTCGGCAACGTCGAGAAGGTCATCGCCAACGGGCTGCCCGCGGAGGCCGCGGCCGCCCCGGCTGCTCCGGCTTCCTCCGACGGGGCCGCTCCGGCCGGTGCCGCGGCCCCGGCCGCGGTGGCCGCCGACGCGACCGTCTTCGCCGCGGCCGCGGCCGCTCCGCGGGCCTCGGTCGGCGGTGACCAGTCGTTCCTGACCGGAGTCGTCGTCGGCGGTGCGCTGGTGCTCGCCGGCGTCGTGGTCGGCGGGCTGCTGGGCCGGCGCCGGTGA
- a CDS encoding hydantoinase/oxoprolinase family protein, with the protein MRIGIDTGGTFTDVVAFDEDSGTVVTTKTPSTPGNPADGFLAGIDKVLDLAGASFDDVVAVSHGTTVATNQLLEGKVDALGFITTEGYEAMLEIARQSVPDGYGNSYFWVKPDRIVPRDLVKGVGGRLDHTGAEIRPFDEQGARTVARWFKNQGIDTLGVCFLHAYANPAHEERMREILLEEHPDAVVSISSEVLREYREYERSMTTLVDAAVKPKLSRYVTNIKDRLASQSGRTIPFYVMKSNGGVLSADEVVHQPITTVLSGPAAGALGAALIAKVAGFDKVLTSDGGGTSTDVSVVIDGEPTLTTEGSVGVYPSKIPMIDVVTVGAGGGSIAWLSPEGTLKVGPHSAGADPGPICYRKGGTEVTITDAHVFLGRIPPHLLGGEIPLDVDSASAAIRELAAKLEITPEACATGILEISAWNQANALRQVTVKRGLDVRDFTLTTFGGSGSLLLCRLMDVLGVPTVLVPPNPGNVSAFGLLTVDVKNDYVQTHVALHEDLEPAALQREYDVLTERAAAALATEGFAPEEHVFVRTADVRYFGQAFEVRVAVPDGPISEESLRTVADRFHAEHHTLYGYDFAQDPTQQVEVVNLRVSGVGPIRRPEIPKAISDQATPQQTSTRPVCFDAEAGYVDTPVYWRPDLPAGQELVGPVIIEEFGSTVPIHPGFTARVDDYANIVVTRSDA; encoded by the coding sequence ATGAGGATCGGCATCGACACCGGCGGCACGTTCACCGATGTCGTGGCCTTCGACGAGGACAGCGGCACGGTGGTCACCACCAAGACGCCCAGCACGCCGGGGAACCCGGCCGACGGGTTCCTGGCGGGGATCGACAAGGTGCTGGACCTGGCCGGGGCGAGCTTCGACGACGTCGTCGCGGTCAGCCACGGCACGACGGTCGCGACCAACCAGCTCCTCGAGGGCAAGGTCGACGCGCTCGGGTTCATCACCACCGAGGGCTACGAGGCGATGCTCGAGATCGCCCGCCAGTCGGTGCCCGACGGCTACGGCAACTCCTACTTCTGGGTCAAGCCCGACCGGATCGTCCCCCGCGACCTGGTCAAGGGCGTCGGCGGCCGCCTCGACCACACCGGCGCCGAGATCCGCCCCTTCGACGAGCAGGGCGCGCGGACCGTCGCGCGCTGGTTCAAGAACCAGGGCATCGACACGCTCGGCGTGTGCTTCCTGCACGCCTACGCCAACCCGGCGCACGAGGAGCGGATGCGGGAGATCCTCCTCGAGGAGCACCCCGACGCCGTCGTCTCGATCTCGAGTGAGGTGCTGCGCGAGTACCGCGAGTACGAGCGGTCGATGACCACCCTCGTCGACGCCGCGGTCAAGCCGAAGCTCTCGCGCTACGTCACCAACATCAAGGACCGCCTGGCCTCCCAGAGCGGCCGGACCATCCCGTTCTACGTGATGAAGTCCAACGGCGGCGTGCTCTCGGCCGACGAGGTCGTGCACCAGCCGATCACCACCGTCCTCTCCGGCCCGGCCGCCGGCGCGCTCGGCGCCGCGCTCATCGCGAAGGTCGCGGGCTTCGACAAGGTGCTGACCTCCGACGGCGGCGGTACGTCGACCGACGTCTCGGTCGTCATCGACGGCGAGCCCACGCTGACCACCGAGGGCAGCGTCGGCGTCTACCCCTCCAAGATCCCGATGATCGACGTGGTCACCGTCGGCGCGGGCGGCGGCTCGATCGCCTGGCTCTCCCCGGAGGGCACCCTCAAGGTCGGCCCGCACAGCGCCGGCGCCGACCCGGGCCCGATCTGCTACCGCAAGGGCGGCACCGAGGTCACCATCACCGACGCCCACGTCTTCCTCGGCCGGATCCCCCCGCACCTGCTGGGCGGCGAGATCCCGCTGGACGTCGACTCGGCGTCCGCGGCGATCCGCGAGCTCGCGGCGAAGCTGGAGATCACCCCGGAGGCGTGTGCCACCGGCATCCTGGAGATCTCCGCGTGGAACCAGGCCAACGCCCTGCGCCAGGTCACCGTCAAGCGCGGCCTCGACGTCCGCGACTTCACCCTCACCACCTTCGGCGGCTCCGGCTCGCTGCTGCTGTGCCGCCTCATGGACGTGCTCGGCGTACCGACCGTGCTGGTCCCGCCGAACCCGGGCAACGTCTCGGCCTTCGGCCTGCTCACCGTGGACGTCAAGAACGACTACGTGCAGACCCACGTCGCCCTCCACGAGGACCTCGAGCCCGCCGCGCTGCAGCGGGAGTACGACGTCCTCACCGAGCGCGCCGCCGCGGCGCTGGCCACCGAGGGCTTCGCCCCCGAGGAGCACGTCTTCGTGCGCACCGCGGACGTCCGCTACTTCGGCCAGGCCTTCGAGGTGCGCGTCGCGGTGCCGGACGGCCCGATCAGCGAGGAGAGCCTGCGCACCGTCGCGGACCGCTTCCACGCCGAGCACCACACCCTCTACGGCTACGACTTCGCCCAGGACCCGACCCAGCAGGTCGAGGTCGTCAACCTCCGCGTCTCCGGCGTCGGCCCGATCCGCCGCCCGGAGATCCCGAAGGCCATCAGCGACCAGGCCACGCCGCAGCAGACCAGCACCCGCCCGGTGTGCTTCGACGCCGAGGCCGGGTACGTCGACACGCCGGTCTACTGGCGCCCCGACCTGCCCGCCGGGCAGGAGCTGGTCGGCCCGGTGATCATCGAGGAGTTCGGCTCGACCGTGCCCATCCACCCGGGCTTCACCGCCCGGGTCGACGACTACGCCAACATCGTGGTGACCAGGAGCGACGCATGA
- a CDS encoding carbamate kinase, with amino-acid sequence MRILLALGGNAMTSPDGKARPEDQIAAAEKAMEAVAALVAEGIDVIVTHGNGPQVGNLLVKNEIAAGVVPLVPLDWCGAQTQGTIGNILVNALDRALALRGIERPAAALVTRTRVDADDPAFAKPSKPIGRYLPEPEARRMIEHGETWEDRGERGWRRVVASPEPLEVLDAPAVVALVDAGFVVVANGGGGIPTVRRDDGSLAGVEAVIDKDLGAALLARDIEVDMLVIATDVAHAVLGFGTPEAEDVGEVTLTQMREHAAAGHFAGGSMGPKVDAVCRFVEHSGRPGVITDLGTIVAAANRTAGTIVVPDRKEA; translated from the coding sequence ATGAGAATCCTCCTCGCGTTGGGCGGCAACGCCATGACCTCGCCCGACGGCAAGGCACGTCCGGAGGACCAGATCGCGGCCGCCGAGAAGGCGATGGAGGCCGTCGCGGCCCTCGTCGCCGAGGGCATCGACGTGATCGTCACCCACGGCAACGGCCCCCAGGTGGGCAACCTGCTGGTCAAGAACGAGATCGCCGCGGGCGTCGTCCCGCTGGTCCCCCTCGACTGGTGCGGCGCGCAGACGCAGGGCACGATCGGCAACATCCTCGTCAACGCCCTCGACCGCGCGCTCGCCCTCCGTGGGATCGAGCGCCCCGCCGCCGCCCTGGTCACCCGCACCCGCGTCGACGCCGACGACCCCGCCTTCGCCAAGCCCAGCAAGCCCATCGGTCGCTACCTCCCCGAGCCCGAGGCCCGCCGGATGATCGAGCACGGCGAGACCTGGGAGGACCGCGGCGAGCGCGGCTGGCGGCGCGTGGTCGCCTCGCCCGAGCCGCTCGAGGTCCTCGACGCCCCCGCGGTCGTCGCGCTGGTCGACGCCGGGTTCGTCGTGGTCGCCAACGGCGGCGGCGGCATCCCGACCGTACGCCGCGACGACGGGTCGCTGGCCGGCGTCGAGGCCGTCATCGACAAGGACCTCGGCGCGGCGCTCCTCGCCCGCGACATCGAGGTCGACATGCTCGTGATCGCCACCGACGTGGCGCACGCCGTCCTCGGCTTCGGCACCCCGGAGGCCGAGGACGTCGGTGAGGTCACGCTGACCCAGATGCGTGAGCACGCCGCCGCCGGGCACTTCGCCGGTGGCTCCATGGGCCCGAAGGTCGACGCCGTCTGCCGGTTCGTCGAGCACTCCGGACGCCCCGGCGTCATCACCGACCTCGGCACGATCGTCGCCGCCGCCAACCGCACCGCCGGGACCATCGTCGTCCCCGACCGAAAGGAAGCCTGA
- a CDS encoding GIY-YIG nuclease family protein: MAWTYLLECADGSYYVGSTTDLERRVSEHDLGLGAAYTRPGRRRPVRLVWSAEFNRIDDAYYFEKQLQGWSRAKRQALIDGRLDDLPALARGRWRDAGG; the protein is encoded by the coding sequence ATGGCGTGGACCTACCTGCTGGAGTGCGCCGACGGCTCGTACTACGTCGGCAGCACGACCGACCTCGAGCGACGCGTGAGCGAGCACGACCTCGGCCTGGGCGCGGCGTACACCCGTCCGGGCCGTCGACGGCCGGTGCGCCTCGTGTGGTCGGCCGAGTTCAACCGGATCGACGACGCGTACTACTTCGAGAAGCAGCTGCAGGGGTGGAGCCGCGCCAAGCGGCAGGCGCTGATCGACGGGCGGCTCGACGACCTCCCTGCGCTTGCGCGGGGGCGGTGGCGCGACGCTGGTGGTTGA
- a CDS encoding amidase has translation MIAVPARGSGSAGLSVDSTAREMAAAVRRRDVSARELLDLHLARIAERNPQLNAVVSLDEERARAGAAAADEALARGEEVGPLHGLPFAFKDTHAVGGWRTTYGSTLRAEHVPDRDELLVERVRGAGAVTIGKTNVPEFAAGSHTFNKVFGTTLNPVDASRSAGGSSGGAACALAAGMVPLADGSDMGGSLRNPASFCGVVGMRPSLGRVPEWPLYNQWETTSVGGPMARNVADLALLLSVMAGPDARAPQALGDAGSTFADPRPAALGGLRVALSTDLGGAFEVDHEVAGVVEATGRALASAGAAVSGAHPDLGLAEDTFRTLRAWHFQAKFGALLAEHPDAFKASLADNIRAGESLTGADVARAYTQRTALSETMREFFGSYDVLVLPVSQVPPFPADQEFPSAINGKPMETYLDWMRSAYFITVTGCPAISVPAGTTRDGLPVGVQIVAPHGADLRLLEVARAVEGLVSP, from the coding sequence GTGATCGCGGTCCCCGCCCGGGGCTCGGGCTCGGCCGGTCTCTCGGTCGACTCGACCGCCCGGGAGATGGCCGCGGCGGTCCGCCGTCGCGACGTCTCGGCCCGCGAGCTGCTCGACCTGCACCTCGCGCGGATCGCCGAGCGGAACCCGCAGCTCAACGCGGTCGTCTCCCTCGACGAGGAGCGCGCCCGTGCGGGTGCCGCGGCCGCCGACGAGGCGCTCGCGCGTGGCGAGGAGGTCGGCCCGCTGCACGGCCTGCCGTTCGCCTTCAAGGACACCCACGCCGTGGGCGGGTGGCGGACGACGTACGGCTCGACGCTGCGGGCCGAGCACGTCCCCGACCGCGACGAGCTGCTCGTCGAGCGGGTGCGCGGCGCGGGTGCGGTGACGATCGGCAAGACCAACGTGCCGGAGTTCGCGGCCGGGTCGCACACGTTCAACAAGGTCTTCGGGACCACGCTGAACCCGGTCGACGCCTCGCGGTCGGCCGGCGGCTCCTCCGGCGGCGCGGCGTGCGCGCTGGCGGCCGGGATGGTGCCGCTCGCGGACGGCTCGGACATGGGTGGCTCGCTGCGCAACCCCGCGTCGTTCTGCGGCGTGGTCGGCATGCGGCCCAGCCTCGGGCGGGTGCCGGAGTGGCCGCTGTACAACCAGTGGGAGACCACCTCGGTCGGCGGGCCGATGGCCCGCAACGTCGCCGACCTGGCGCTGCTGCTCTCGGTGATGGCCGGCCCCGACGCGCGGGCGCCGCAAGCGCTGGGCGACGCGGGCTCGACCTTCGCCGACCCGCGGCCGGCCGCCCTCGGCGGGCTGCGCGTCGCGCTCAGCACCGACCTCGGCGGCGCCTTCGAGGTCGACCACGAGGTGGCCGGCGTCGTCGAGGCGACCGGCCGGGCGCTCGCCTCCGCCGGGGCCGCCGTCTCCGGCGCCCACCCCGACCTCGGCCTGGCCGAGGACACCTTCCGCACGCTGCGCGCCTGGCACTTCCAGGCCAAGTTCGGTGCGCTCCTCGCCGAGCACCCCGACGCGTTCAAGGCCTCGCTGGCCGACAACATCCGAGCGGGGGAGTCCCTCACCGGCGCCGACGTCGCCCGCGCCTACACCCAGCGCACGGCGCTCTCGGAGACGATGCGGGAGTTCTTCGGCTCCTACGACGTGCTGGTGCTGCCGGTCTCGCAGGTGCCGCCGTTCCCCGCAGACCAGGAGTTCCCCTCGGCGATCAACGGCAAGCCGATGGAGACCTACCTGGACTGGATGCGCTCGGCGTACTTCATCACCGTCACCGGCTGCCCGGCCATCTCCGTGCCCGCCGGCACCACCCGCGACGGCCTTCCCGTCGGCGTCCAGATCGTCGCCCCCCACGGCGCCGACCTGCGCCTGCTCGAGGTCGCCCGCGCCGTCGAGGGGCTCGTCTCCCCCTGA
- a CDS encoding hydantoinase B/oxoprolinase family protein → MTTDTHSGTSTFAGAPDLGSRRAPTQFPFGPLTEDSGRSADPVLVEIVQGSLAAVEHEVETAIARTSRSPMIRDAHDFRAGIHDRRLRKLTGRSYSALVHPVARDFPIEEMREGDVFFHNDVYLSEGGIGHLPDLCVTVPVFAGPEGERRVVAFVQAFGHHDDIGGAVPGSMPSHATSVYEEGLAVPPIKLWDAGVPNRSALTIMTRNSRMPESLAADLDAECSACLMGARRLGELFDRYGIETVEACFDAIIDRSTETYRREILSKIPVGTWTWEDYAEHDGVDDPQLHTQRITLTRTAADDPDGERLVLDFAGTSPQAKGPINHCGDYSDGVFLKKWLAPILRNLADTPERMAELDVNEGVVPLIEMRFPEKGTLLTPIFPAPTNARTFVILRLLGVLAGVIAKAVDGKMPADQETIRYTGVYGEDLEGRPYLMREVLGGGSGGRYYADGEDTIHVVPDSRNLPTEFTESRFPFIVESLSLAVDSGGAGQFRGGLGYEKHIRMLKDAHFMSIADRSILACWGVKGGKAGTPFQVVIDAGGPNEREVDALADAEEVKAGEVIRIRTTGGGGWGNPLDRDPELVVRDVRWRKVSTEAALADYGVVLTGSVDDDTLSYDAEATATERAGRPAPAVEDAFFDRGPGYGTLAGGAASAEVDHL, encoded by the coding sequence ATGACCACCGACACCCACTCGGGCACGAGCACCTTCGCGGGCGCGCCGGACCTCGGCAGCCGCCGGGCGCCGACCCAGTTCCCCTTCGGCCCGCTGACCGAGGACTCCGGCCGCAGCGCCGACCCGGTCCTCGTCGAGATCGTCCAGGGCTCCCTGGCCGCGGTCGAGCACGAGGTCGAGACGGCCATCGCGCGCACCAGCCGCAGCCCGATGATCCGCGACGCGCACGACTTCCGCGCCGGCATCCACGACCGCCGGCTGCGCAAGCTGACCGGCCGGTCGTACTCCGCGCTGGTCCACCCCGTCGCGCGTGACTTCCCGATCGAGGAGATGCGCGAGGGCGACGTCTTCTTCCACAACGACGTCTACCTGTCCGAGGGCGGCATCGGCCACCTCCCGGACCTGTGCGTCACGGTGCCGGTCTTCGCCGGACCCGAGGGCGAGCGCCGCGTGGTGGCGTTCGTGCAGGCCTTCGGTCACCACGACGACATCGGCGGTGCCGTGCCGGGCTCCATGCCCTCGCACGCCACCAGCGTCTACGAGGAGGGCCTCGCGGTCCCGCCGATCAAGCTGTGGGACGCGGGCGTCCCGAACCGGTCGGCGCTCACGATCATGACCCGCAACTCGCGCATGCCCGAGTCGCTGGCCGCCGACCTCGACGCCGAGTGCTCGGCCTGCCTCATGGGCGCGCGCCGGCTCGGGGAGCTCTTCGACCGCTACGGCATCGAGACCGTCGAGGCCTGCTTCGACGCGATCATCGACCGCTCCACCGAGACCTACCGCCGCGAGATCCTCTCCAAGATCCCGGTCGGCACGTGGACGTGGGAGGACTACGCCGAGCACGACGGCGTCGACGACCCGCAGCTGCACACCCAGCGGATCACCCTGACCCGCACCGCGGCCGACGACCCCGACGGCGAGCGCCTGGTGCTCGACTTCGCCGGCACGTCCCCGCAGGCCAAGGGCCCGATCAACCACTGCGGCGACTACTCCGACGGTGTCTTCCTCAAGAAGTGGCTCGCGCCGATCCTGCGCAACCTCGCCGACACCCCCGAGCGGATGGCCGAGCTCGACGTCAACGAGGGCGTCGTACCGCTCATCGAGATGCGCTTCCCCGAGAAGGGCACGCTGCTCACGCCGATCTTCCCGGCGCCGACCAACGCCCGCACGTTCGTCATCCTGCGCCTGCTCGGCGTGCTGGCCGGCGTGATCGCGAAGGCCGTCGACGGCAAGATGCCGGCCGACCAGGAGACCATCCGGTACACCGGCGTCTACGGCGAGGACCTCGAGGGCCGCCCCTACCTCATGCGCGAGGTGCTCGGCGGCGGCTCCGGCGGCCGCTACTACGCCGACGGCGAGGACACCATCCACGTCGTCCCGGACAGCCGGAACCTCCCCACGGAGTTCACCGAGTCCCGCTTCCCGTTCATCGTCGAGTCGCTCAGCCTCGCCGTGGACTCCGGCGGCGCGGGCCAGTTCCGCGGCGGCCTGGGCTATGAGAAGCACATCCGGATGCTCAAGGACGCCCACTTCATGTCGATCGCCGACCGGTCGATCCTCGCGTGCTGGGGCGTCAAGGGCGGCAAGGCCGGCACGCCGTTCCAGGTCGTCATCGACGCGGGCGGCCCGAACGAGCGCGAGGTCGACGCCCTTGCCGACGCCGAGGAGGTCAAGGCCGGCGAGGTCATCCGCATCCGCACCACCGGTGGTGGCGGCTGGGGCAACCCGCTCGACCGTGACCCCGAGCTCGTCGTCCGCGACGTGCGCTGGCGCAAGGTCTCCACGGAGGCCGCGCTCGCCGACTACGGCGTGGTGCTGACCGGCTCGGTCGACGACGACACGCTGTCGTACGACGCCGAGGCGACCGCCACCGAGCGCGCCGGCCGCCCGGCCCCCGCGGTCGAGGACGCGTTCTTCGACCGCGGCCCCGGCTACGGGACGCTCGCCGGGGGCGCCGCCTCCGCCGAGGTCGACCACCTCTGA
- a CDS encoding SDR family oxidoreductase: MNVAVLGGTGKTGRAVVAALAQVGVSARPLGRSAFEDLPAALAGADAVHVIAPNLHPDEPAYVASVLAAAAEANVDRLTYHSVASPYAPSMPHHLGKAVAEDLVRRSGLRWTVLQPCAYVQNFLPALADLPAEGGELAVPYAVDTPFGLVDLDDVAAATAVVLTTPGHEGATYELGGPALVTVAGVAGAAAEVLERPVRARRTDPDAWRGEGLDERERAWLRSMFAYYDDHGLPTGPLPLAALLAMVGRAPSPVADVLARVLAGTS; encoded by the coding sequence ATGAACGTCGCCGTCCTCGGCGGGACCGGCAAGACCGGTCGCGCCGTGGTCGCGGCGCTGGCCCAGGTGGGCGTGTCCGCACGCCCCCTGGGCCGGTCCGCGTTCGAGGACCTGCCCGCCGCGCTCGCCGGCGCGGACGCCGTCCACGTCATCGCGCCCAACCTCCACCCCGACGAGCCGGCGTACGTCGCCTCCGTGCTCGCGGCCGCGGCCGAGGCGAACGTGGACCGACTGACCTACCACTCGGTCGCGTCCCCCTACGCGCCGTCGATGCCGCACCACCTCGGCAAGGCCGTCGCCGAGGACCTGGTCCGCCGCTCCGGCCTGCGCTGGACGGTGCTCCAGCCCTGCGCCTACGTGCAGAACTTCCTCCCCGCCCTCGCCGACCTGCCCGCCGAGGGCGGCGAGCTCGCCGTGCCGTACGCCGTGGACACCCCGTTCGGGCTGGTCGACCTCGACGACGTCGCCGCCGCGACGGCCGTCGTGCTGACCACGCCGGGCCACGAGGGCGCGACCTACGAGCTGGGCGGGCCCGCGCTGGTCACGGTCGCGGGCGTCGCCGGCGCCGCGGCCGAGGTGCTGGAGCGGCCGGTCCGCGCGCGGCGTACCGACCCCGACGCCTGGCGCGGCGAGGGCCTCGACGAGCGCGAGCGGGCGTGGCTGCGCTCGATGTTCGCCTACTACGACGACCACGGCCTGCCGACCGGTCCGCTGCCGCTCGCGGCGCTCCTCGCGATGGTCGGACGCGCGCCGTCCCCGGTGGCCGACGTCCTGGCCCGCGTGCTCGCTGGCACAAGTTGA
- a CDS encoding ring-opening amidohydrolase: MPEAIEVRKVPIHSVADASELAKLIDEGVFAADRVIAIIGKTEGNGGVNDYTRIIADRAFREVLIEKGAPADQVKQVPIVWSGGTDGVISPHATIFATVDVPEDDPSRQEQRLTVGFAMSEPILPEEIGYVAMIKKVADGVKVAMERAGITDVKDVHYVQTKTPLLTIHTIRDAHSRGKEVWTEHTHESMDLSNGVTGLGIAVALGEIEMPSDEDVMKNRDLFSSVASCSSGVELDQAQIVVVGNATGVGGRYRIGHSVMKDALDQDGIWEAIKSAGLDLPERPHHTDLDGRLVNVFLKCEVSGDGQVRGRRNAMLDDSDVHWHRQIKSCVGGVTAAVTGDPAVFVSVSAAHQGPDGGGPVAAIVDLG; encoded by the coding sequence ATGCCTGAAGCCATCGAGGTCCGCAAGGTCCCGATCCACTCCGTCGCCGACGCCTCGGAGCTCGCCAAGCTCATCGACGAGGGCGTCTTCGCCGCCGACCGCGTCATCGCGATCATCGGCAAGACCGAGGGCAACGGCGGTGTCAACGACTACACGCGGATCATCGCCGACCGCGCCTTCCGCGAGGTGCTGATCGAGAAGGGCGCCCCGGCCGACCAGGTCAAGCAGGTCCCGATCGTGTGGTCCGGTGGCACCGACGGCGTGATCAGCCCCCACGCCACGATCTTCGCGACCGTGGACGTCCCCGAGGACGACCCGAGCCGCCAGGAGCAGCGCCTCACGGTGGGCTTCGCGATGAGCGAGCCGATCCTCCCCGAGGAGATCGGCTACGTCGCGATGATCAAGAAGGTCGCCGACGGTGTGAAGGTCGCCATGGAGCGGGCCGGGATCACCGACGTCAAGGACGTCCACTACGTCCAGACCAAGACCCCGCTGCTGACGATCCACACCATCCGCGACGCCCACAGCCGCGGCAAGGAGGTGTGGACCGAGCACACCCACGAGTCGATGGACCTCTCCAACGGCGTCACCGGCCTCGGCATCGCCGTCGCCCTCGGCGAGATCGAGATGCCCTCCGACGAGGACGTCATGAAGAACCGCGACCTGTTCTCCTCGGTCGCCTCCTGCTCCTCGGGCGTCGAGCTCGACCAGGCCCAGATCGTCGTCGTCGGCAACGCGACCGGCGTCGGCGGCCGCTACCGCATCGGCCACTCGGTCATGAAGGACGCGCTGGACCAGGACGGCATCTGGGAGGCCATCAAGTCCGCCGGCCTCGACCTGCCCGAGCGCCCGCACCACACCGACCTCGACGGCCGCCTGGTCAACGTCTTCCTCAAGTGCGAGGTCTCCGGCGACGGCCAGGTCCGTGGCCGCCGCAACGCGATGCTCGACGACTCCGACGTGCACTGGCACCGCCAGATCAAGTCGTGCGTCGGCGGCGTGACCGCCGCGGTCACCGGCGACCCGGCCGTGTTCGTCTCGGTCTCCGCCGCCCACCAGGGCCCCGACGGTGGCGGCCCGGTCGCCGCGATCGTCGACCTCGGCTGA
- a CDS encoding CaiB/BaiF CoA transferase family protein, with the protein MPAPLDDVLVLDLTRALAGPHAAMMLGDLGARVIKVESPTGDDTRGWGPPFVDPAEEGASRESTYFLSTNRNKESITLDLKDPADQEVLAKLVQRADVLMENFRVGVLDRLGFPVSRLHELNPRLVVLQITGFGHDGPEASRSGFDQIAQGEGGLMSLTGLTEPTKVGVPIADLLAGMNGAYGVVSALYERERTGKGRVVHTSLLAGMVGVHAFQGTKWTVAKEVPGLAGGHHPSIAPYGMFRSATAPVQIACGSEKLWQAFAKEFGIDPAGEGFATNAERVANRDALIETIEGLLADVDAETALARLDAAGVPAGKVRSLDDVYSWEQTLSQGLLLDVEHSTLGPIQLPGSPLRFDDNAFSGAREQHVAPPTLGQHNDAIRAWLDED; encoded by the coding sequence ATGCCTGCACCGCTCGACGATGTCCTCGTACTCGACCTGACCCGTGCCCTCGCCGGCCCGCACGCCGCGATGATGCTCGGCGACCTCGGCGCCCGCGTGATCAAGGTCGAGAGCCCGACCGGCGACGACACCCGCGGGTGGGGCCCGCCGTTCGTCGACCCCGCCGAGGAGGGAGCGTCGCGGGAGTCGACGTACTTCCTCTCGACCAACCGCAACAAGGAGTCGATCACCCTCGACCTCAAGGACCCCGCCGACCAGGAGGTCCTGGCCAAGCTGGTCCAGCGCGCCGACGTGCTGATGGAGAACTTCCGCGTCGGCGTCCTGGACCGGCTCGGCTTCCCCGTCTCGCGGCTCCACGAGCTCAACCCGCGCCTGGTCGTCCTGCAGATCACCGGCTTCGGCCACGACGGCCCCGAGGCCAGCCGCTCCGGCTTCGACCAGATCGCCCAGGGCGAGGGCGGCCTGATGTCGCTGACCGGCCTCACCGAGCCGACCAAGGTGGGCGTGCCGATCGCCGACCTGCTGGCCGGGATGAACGGCGCGTACGGCGTCGTCTCGGCGCTCTACGAGCGCGAGCGCACCGGCAAGGGTCGCGTCGTGCACACCTCGCTGCTCGCCGGGATGGTCGGCGTGCACGCCTTCCAGGGCACCAAGTGGACCGTCGCGAAGGAGGTCCCCGGCCTCGCGGGCGGGCACCACCCCTCGATCGCGCCGTACGGCATGTTCCGCTCGGCCACCGCGCCCGTGCAGATCGCGTGCGGCTCGGAGAAGCTGTGGCAGGCGTTCGCCAAGGAGTTTGGCATCGACCCGGCCGGCGAGGGCTTCGCCACCAACGCCGAGCGGGTGGCCAACCGCGACGCGCTCATCGAGACGATCGAGGGGCTGCTCGCCGACGTCGACGCCGAGACCGCCCTGGCCCGGCTCGACGCCGCGGGCGTGCCGGCCGGCAAGGTCCGCTCGCTCGACGACGTCTACTCCTGGGAGCAGACGCTCTCCCAGGGCCTGCTGCTCGACGTCGAGCACTCCACGCTCGGCCCGATCCAGCTGCCCGGCTCGCCGCTGCGCTTCGACGACAACGCCTTCTCCGGCGCCCGCGAGCAGCACGTCGCCCCGCCGACCCTCGGCCAGCACAACGACGCCATCCGCGCCTGGCTCGACGAGGACTGA